One window of Nocardia nova SH22a genomic DNA carries:
- the fdhA gene encoding formaldehyde dehydrogenase, glutathione-independent, which translates to MPSNRAVAYQGPGIVEVIDTDFPTFELKDGPGVNPANVGRKLPHGVIVRTVATNICGSDQHMVRGRTTAPAGLILGHEITGEVIEVGPDVEFVKVGDLVSVPFNIACGRCVNCKIGQTGICLNVNPDRPGSAYGYVDMGGWVGGQAEYVVVPYADWNLLVFPDKDRAMEKILDLALLSDIFPTGFHGAVTAGVGVGSTVYVAGAGPVGLAAAVSAQLLGAAVVIVGDLNEHRLAQARSFGAETIDVGAGAIEDQLEQLLGVREVDAAIDAVGFEARGHGHGARAAEAPATVLNSLMDITAAGGRIGIPGLYVTGDPGATDEAAKHGALSIGFGTGWAKSLSFATGQCPVMRYHRQLARAILHDRVQIAKAVNATPISLDDAPRGYAEFDAGAATKYILDPNGYLRST; encoded by the coding sequence ATGCCCTCGAACAGAGCCGTCGCCTACCAGGGGCCCGGGATCGTCGAAGTGATCGACACGGATTTCCCCACGTTCGAACTGAAGGACGGTCCCGGCGTCAACCCGGCCAATGTCGGTCGCAAGCTCCCGCACGGCGTCATCGTGCGCACCGTCGCCACCAATATCTGTGGGTCCGATCAGCACATGGTCCGGGGCAGGACGACTGCCCCGGCCGGGCTGATCCTGGGACACGAGATCACCGGGGAGGTCATCGAAGTCGGCCCCGACGTCGAGTTCGTCAAGGTCGGCGATCTCGTGTCGGTGCCGTTCAATATCGCCTGCGGCAGGTGCGTCAACTGCAAGATCGGCCAGACGGGGATCTGCCTCAATGTCAATCCCGACCGTCCCGGCAGCGCTTACGGATACGTCGACATGGGCGGCTGGGTCGGCGGGCAGGCCGAGTACGTCGTCGTGCCCTACGCCGACTGGAATCTGCTGGTGTTCCCGGACAAGGACCGGGCGATGGAGAAGATCCTCGATCTGGCGCTGCTCTCCGATATCTTCCCGACCGGCTTCCACGGGGCCGTCACCGCCGGCGTCGGGGTCGGCTCGACCGTATATGTCGCCGGAGCCGGACCTGTCGGACTCGCGGCGGCGGTCAGCGCCCAATTGCTGGGCGCCGCGGTGGTCATCGTCGGCGACCTCAACGAACACAGACTCGCGCAGGCCCGGAGCTTCGGCGCCGAGACGATCGATGTCGGCGCCGGTGCGATCGAGGACCAGCTCGAACAACTTCTCGGCGTCCGCGAGGTCGACGCGGCGATCGATGCCGTCGGCTTCGAGGCACGCGGCCACGGACACGGCGCACGAGCCGCGGAAGCCCCTGCGACCGTGCTGAATTCGCTCATGGACATCACCGCCGCCGGAGGCCGGATCGGAATCCCCGGGCTGTACGTCACCGGCGATCCCGGCGCCACCGACGAAGCCGCGAAGCACGGCGCGCTGTCGATCGGCTTCGGCACCGGGTGGGCCAAATCGCTGTCGTTCGCGACCGGGCAGTGTCCGGTCATGCGCTATCACCGCCAGCTCGCTCGGGCGATCCTCCACGACCGGGTGCAGATCGCCAAGGCGGTCAATGCCACGCCGATCAGCCTGGACGACGCACCGCGCGGCTATGCCGAATTCGACGCGGGCGCCGCCACGAAGTACATCCTGGACCCGAACGGTTATCTCCGGTCGACCTGA
- a CDS encoding DUF3068 domain-containing protein, protein MSIRRSSIVCIALGVVLIVAAIIVRFVVVPSVSKLPTSLDITNVFTGTGTLLNAEAAKAGDMRNAVATDLPVEIIRHDYVTDSHGDTAILHDDLTVNAPHVSLPSNHTYAVDRKTMAESTDSGAAQVEPHKGLIVGLPIDPDPNGEYNLYDFATQSAYPMHKQDSATRAGRDVLDYAVSAQGPLKDKAVLDVLPPVLPKAQVAQMAAFLPPASGTAVTDALAPLPDLVPISYTADSDIRLAIDSELGTPLDGSLKIQVIANIGSPGQTVPLMPMMALDTKLDKKSADTAADTVSSTATKLSLVKIWIPLALLILGLVALAWGIIRRKPSTPARP, encoded by the coding sequence ATGTCCATCCGCAGATCATCCATCGTCTGCATCGCCCTGGGAGTTGTTCTCATCGTCGCCGCGATAATCGTCAGATTCGTTGTGGTGCCCAGTGTTTCGAAGCTGCCGACATCACTCGACATCACCAATGTCTTCACGGGCACGGGCACCCTTCTCAACGCCGAGGCCGCCAAGGCCGGTGATATGCGCAACGCCGTCGCCACGGACCTTCCGGTCGAGATCATTCGACACGACTACGTGACGGATTCACACGGCGACACCGCGATCCTGCACGACGATCTCACTGTCAACGCCCCGCACGTGAGCCTGCCGAGCAACCACACCTACGCGGTCGACAGGAAGACGATGGCGGAGTCGACCGATTCCGGAGCCGCACAAGTCGAACCCCACAAAGGGCTGATCGTGGGGCTGCCGATCGATCCGGATCCGAACGGCGAATACAACTTGTACGACTTCGCGACACAGTCCGCTTATCCCATGCACAAGCAGGATTCGGCGACGCGTGCCGGTCGCGATGTTCTCGACTACGCCGTGTCGGCGCAGGGCCCGCTGAAGGACAAGGCGGTGCTGGACGTCCTTCCCCCGGTCCTTCCCAAGGCGCAGGTCGCGCAGATGGCCGCGTTCCTGCCACCGGCATCCGGCACCGCGGTCACCGACGCTCTCGCGCCGCTTCCTGATCTGGTCCCGATCAGCTACACCGCCGACTCCGATATCCGATTGGCTATCGACTCCGAACTCGGCACACCGCTCGACGGAAGCCTGAAAATACAGGTCATCGCCAATATCGGCAGTCCGGGACAGACCGTACCGCTGATGCCGATGATGGCGCTGGACACGAAGCTCGACAAGAAGTCGGCCGACACCGCAGCCGACACTGTGTCCTCGACAGCTACCAAGCTGAGCCTCGTCAAGATCTGGATCCCGTTGGCGCTCTTGATCCTCGGGCTGGTCGCCCTCGCCTGGGGCATCATCCGGCGCAAGCCTTCGACGCCCGCGCGACCGTAG
- a CDS encoding AraC family transcriptional regulator → MLELPSLAFSGAAGNLRHRSITCATDDFDEYRASILHAYYPARLDLVGPRRPLSQARMSAVQLTDMTIGIVRFGAEVCIDPGDVGGYHVDIPVRGSLATSCGSQQLVATPGRAAIYTPGEHTYLSSWGADTTQVSMKIHRSTLERELGKILGRPLGDRVRFDIDFDLTTSAGRRWLSTLQILLDTLSDPDPVPDPALAAQVTCLERSLIVGLLVGQRHSMSDTLRSDPVGTRHPVALQKALDLIAATPGAQFTIADLAEAAGIGARQLQKQFHERLGTSPSEYLRNARLDGARSDLRRREYGATVSDIAFRWGFNHLGRFAYYYERKFGETPSRTLGIRAG, encoded by the coding sequence ATGCTCGAACTACCGTCCCTCGCCTTCTCCGGCGCGGCCGGCAACCTCCGGCACCGGAGTATCACCTGCGCGACCGATGACTTCGACGAATATCGCGCCAGCATCCTGCACGCCTACTACCCCGCCCGGCTGGATCTCGTCGGGCCGCGCCGGCCGCTGTCGCAGGCCCGCATGTCGGCGGTGCAGCTCACCGATATGACCATCGGCATCGTCCGCTTCGGCGCCGAGGTCTGCATCGATCCGGGTGACGTGGGCGGCTACCACGTCGACATCCCCGTCCGGGGATCGCTGGCGACGAGCTGCGGCTCGCAGCAGCTCGTCGCCACACCCGGGCGCGCCGCGATCTACACCCCCGGCGAGCACACCTATCTGTCCTCCTGGGGCGCCGACACCACACAGGTCAGCATGAAGATCCACCGCTCGACACTGGAACGGGAGCTGGGCAAGATCCTCGGCCGTCCCTTGGGCGACCGGGTCCGATTCGACATCGACTTCGACCTCACCACCTCCGCCGGGCGCCGCTGGCTGTCGACCCTGCAGATCCTGCTCGACACCCTCTCCGACCCGGACCCGGTACCCGACCCCGCGCTCGCGGCACAGGTCACCTGTCTGGAACGGTCGCTGATCGTGGGATTGCTCGTGGGACAACGCCATTCGATGAGCGACACCCTGCGTTCCGATCCCGTCGGCACCCGCCACCCGGTCGCACTGCAGAAGGCACTGGACCTGATCGCCGCCACCCCCGGCGCCCAGTTCACCATCGCCGACCTCGCCGAGGCGGCCGGTATCGGCGCGCGGCAACTACAGAAACAATTCCACGAACGACTCGGCACGAGCCCGTCGGAATACCTCCGCAACGCGCGCCTGGACGGTGCACGCTCGGATCTGCGACGCCGGGAGTACGGCGCAACCGTCAGCGATATCGCATTCCGGTGGGGATTCAACCATCTCGGCCGCTTCGCCTACTACTACGAGCGAAAGTTCGGCGAAACCCCTTCGCGGACATTGGGTATCCGAGCGGGGTAA
- a CDS encoding VOC family protein, producing MSNKPKFAHVVFQTGQPNVVRDWYCAVLDGHVVYQDEALCFITFDDEHHRVALLTPPTPLEPRNPAAAGAHHVAYTFDHLDDLLDRYQALRDRGIHPAVCIAHGVTTSMYYRDPDGNFVEMQIDNFAEPEQATEYMRGPEYAADSVGPAFDPEAMLAARRDGADVGELTTRSWSLRAKLPSPMPVLIGAAN from the coding sequence ATGTCGAACAAGCCGAAATTCGCGCACGTCGTATTCCAGACCGGCCAGCCGAACGTGGTGCGGGACTGGTATTGCGCGGTGCTCGACGGTCACGTCGTCTACCAGGACGAGGCGCTGTGCTTCATCACCTTCGACGACGAGCACCACCGGGTCGCGCTGCTGACTCCCCCGACGCCGCTCGAACCCCGGAACCCGGCCGCGGCAGGCGCACACCACGTCGCCTACACCTTCGACCATCTCGACGATCTGCTGGACCGCTATCAGGCATTGCGCGATCGCGGAATACATCCGGCCGTCTGCATCGCCCACGGCGTCACCACCTCGATGTATTACCGGGACCCGGACGGCAATTTCGTGGAAATGCAGATCGACAATTTCGCCGAACCCGAACAAGCCACCGAATATATGCGGGGCCCGGAATACGCGGCCGATTCGGTCGGTCCGGCCTTCGATCCGGAGGCCATGCTCGCCGCCCGCCGTGACGGCGCCGATGTCGGCGAGCTCACCACCCGCAGTTGGTCGCTGCGCGCGAAACTGCCCAGCCCGATGCCGGTGCTGATCGGCGCGGCGAACTGA
- a CDS encoding ferredoxin — translation MHIDVNREACEGHGLCAQTAPDVYEIDDEGYVRLQVTEIISELEEPAAAGARVCPVAALKVAD, via the coding sequence ATGCATATCGACGTGAACCGCGAGGCCTGCGAAGGCCATGGACTCTGCGCGCAGACCGCGCCGGACGTCTACGAGATCGACGACGAAGGCTACGTCCGGCTGCAGGTCACCGAGATCATCTCGGAGCTCGAGGAGCCCGCCGCGGCCGGGGCCCGCGTCTGCCCGGTCGCGGCCCTCAAGGTCGCGGACTGA
- a CDS encoding acyl-CoA dehydrogenase family protein, whose protein sequence is MTATITESTEQTPTPSELVERVRALQPLLASNAARGEADRRVVEESITALTEAGVFRIAQPRRYGGYETSMRTMLDVSSAVAEADGGTAWVVTLSNVCAWLTGLFGERAQDDVWAQTPEAKVSGVLSPTAEAVRTDGGFRVTGRWYYNSGSWHASWAVLGLPLTDDQGEIVDQGLALVPRGDLELEETWFVAGMKSSGSNCLIATDIFVPDHRILRVPGAIEGENANEHIDEVLYRSAFVPMLSLVLAGPQLGMGRKALELVTAKAATKPISYTFYTAQSDSVAFQMQIAEAAMLIDTAHLHAYRAADDIDAAAAAGVYPDVLARTRVRADTGWVLDHITKAIDILLSAHGAGSFAEVNPLQRIWRDSAVAARHAVTLPAVNYEIYGKALLGRDDQITPLI, encoded by the coding sequence ATGACCGCGACCATCACCGAATCGACCGAGCAGACCCCCACCCCGTCCGAACTCGTCGAGCGGGTCCGGGCACTGCAACCGCTGCTCGCGAGCAATGCCGCCCGAGGTGAGGCCGACCGCCGTGTGGTCGAGGAGTCGATCACCGCGCTGACCGAGGCGGGCGTCTTCAGAATCGCCCAGCCGCGCCGATACGGCGGCTACGAAACCTCGATGCGCACCATGCTCGACGTCTCGTCCGCCGTCGCCGAAGCGGACGGCGGCACCGCGTGGGTCGTCACCCTCTCCAATGTCTGCGCCTGGCTGACCGGCCTGTTCGGCGAACGAGCTCAGGACGACGTCTGGGCGCAGACGCCGGAGGCGAAGGTGTCCGGCGTGCTGTCGCCGACCGCGGAGGCGGTACGCACCGACGGCGGATTCCGGGTCACCGGCCGCTGGTACTACAACTCCGGTTCCTGGCATGCGAGCTGGGCCGTCCTCGGACTCCCACTCACGGACGACCAGGGCGAAATCGTCGATCAGGGGCTCGCGCTGGTGCCCCGCGGCGATCTCGAGCTGGAGGAGACCTGGTTCGTCGCGGGAATGAAATCCTCCGGATCGAACTGCCTGATCGCCACCGACATCTTCGTCCCCGACCACCGCATTCTCCGGGTTCCCGGCGCGATCGAGGGCGAGAACGCCAACGAGCACATCGATGAAGTCCTGTACCGGTCGGCGTTCGTTCCGATGCTGTCGCTGGTGCTCGCCGGTCCGCAGCTCGGCATGGGCCGCAAGGCGCTCGAACTGGTGACGGCGAAAGCGGCGACGAAACCGATCTCCTACACCTTCTACACCGCACAGTCGGATTCGGTGGCGTTCCAGATGCAGATCGCCGAGGCCGCCATGCTCATCGACACCGCGCACCTGCACGCCTACCGCGCCGCCGACGATATCGATGCGGCGGCCGCGGCCGGTGTCTACCCGGACGTACTCGCCCGCACCCGCGTGCGCGCCGACACCGGCTGGGTACTCGACCACATCACCAAGGCGATCGACATCCTGCTCAGCGCGCACGGCGCCGGAAGTTTCGCGGAAGTCAATCCGCTGCAACGCATCTGGCGAGACTCCGCCGTCGCCGCCCGCCACGCCGTCACCCTTCCGGCGGTGAACTACGAGATCTACGGCAAGGCGCTGCTCGGGCGCGACGACCAGATCACCCCGCTGATCTGA
- a CDS encoding Lrp/AsnC family transcriptional regulator, protein MASRATADSIDARLLSALNDEPRAATITLADRIGVSRNTVQARLNRWDEAGTLKSFEHRVDPSALGYPLQAFVLTNVKQRRLAEVAEALDQVPEVVEVHGLSGMADLLIQVVARDADDLYRVAGHILGIKGVKRTTTALVMRSLVDYRLTPLIDRLTDDTSAG, encoded by the coding sequence ATGGCAAGCAGAGCAACGGCCGACTCGATCGACGCCCGGCTGCTGTCGGCGCTCAACGACGAGCCGCGCGCCGCGACCATCACCCTCGCCGACCGAATCGGCGTGTCCCGCAATACCGTTCAGGCCAGGCTGAACCGATGGGACGAAGCGGGCACCCTGAAATCCTTCGAGCACCGCGTCGATCCGAGCGCTCTCGGGTATCCGCTGCAGGCGTTCGTCCTCACCAATGTCAAACAGCGCCGCCTCGCCGAGGTCGCCGAGGCGCTCGACCAGGTTCCCGAGGTCGTGGAGGTGCACGGGCTCAGCGGGATGGCCGATCTGCTGATCCAGGTGGTCGCCCGCGACGCCGACGATCTGTATCGGGTGGCCGGGCACATTCTCGGCATCAAAGGCGTCAAGCGCACGACGACCGCGCTGGTGATGCGCAGCCTGGTCGACTACCGGCTCACCCCGCTCATCGACCGGCTCACCGACGACACCTCCGCGGGCTGA
- a CDS encoding FAD-dependent oxidoreductase, which translates to MSERRSPLPVRRVLIIGGGIAGLTAAVALRGRGHDVEVLERQREWPAVGWGLSLTGPALRALRSIGLERRCAEAGFGIDGINNCDVRRTLLHEVLPPSLLGPGEPIMVGIGRPALSRALREAAETAGATLNLGAQVTGIEESADSVTAVLADGTRKRADLVVAADGVNSATRAAIGIADTPAFLGQAVWRTTVPRPVWADRLTTFNAARHSSGIIPISDRDAYIFTTQITPERTPRPDADLAAGMRELLAPLEGEMAAIRDGIVDSERIVRRAVLGLLVDGPWHRGRVVLIGDAAHTCAPHMVSGAALAVEDAVVLAEELEIGATLEESLTHFWQRRLERARLVVDAAQAMVDLEFEHRYAEEHEVQGRAFAALATEA; encoded by the coding sequence TTGTCTGAGCGGAGAAGCCCCCTGCCGGTACGACGCGTTCTGATCATCGGCGGCGGTATCGCCGGGCTGACCGCGGCCGTCGCCCTGCGCGGCCGTGGACACGACGTCGAGGTCCTGGAACGGCAGCGCGAGTGGCCCGCGGTCGGCTGGGGATTGAGCCTCACCGGCCCGGCGCTGCGCGCTCTGCGTTCGATCGGGCTCGAACGCCGGTGTGCGGAGGCGGGATTCGGAATCGACGGAATCAACAACTGCGATGTCCGCCGCACCCTCCTGCACGAGGTGCTGCCGCCCTCGCTGCTCGGGCCGGGGGAGCCGATCATGGTCGGCATCGGCCGACCGGCCCTGTCGCGCGCGCTCCGGGAAGCAGCCGAAACCGCCGGTGCGACACTGAACCTGGGAGCGCAGGTGACGGGCATCGAGGAGAGTGCCGACAGTGTCACCGCTGTTCTCGCGGACGGCACACGGAAGCGAGCCGACCTCGTCGTCGCCGCCGACGGAGTGAACTCGGCGACGCGCGCGGCAATCGGAATCGCCGATACCCCCGCCTTTCTCGGACAAGCCGTCTGGCGCACGACGGTGCCCCGCCCGGTGTGGGCCGACCGGCTGACGACCTTCAACGCGGCGCGGCACTCCTCCGGCATCATCCCCATATCCGATCGCGACGCGTACATCTTCACGACCCAGATCACGCCCGAACGGACGCCGCGTCCGGACGCCGACCTGGCGGCGGGAATGCGGGAGCTGCTGGCGCCACTCGAAGGGGAGATGGCGGCGATCCGCGACGGGATAGTCGACTCGGAACGCATTGTGCGCCGCGCGGTCCTGGGGTTGCTGGTGGACGGCCCCTGGCATCGCGGTCGCGTCGTTCTGATCGGAGACGCGGCGCACACCTGCGCGCCGCACATGGTCAGCGGCGCCGCGCTCGCCGTCGAGGATGCCGTGGTCCTGGCCGAGGAACTCGAGATCGGCGCCACCCTTGAAGAGTCGCTCACACACTTCTGGCAGCGGCGCCTGGAGCGGGCACGCTTGGTCGTCGATGCCGCACAGGCGATGGTCGATCTCGAGTTCGAGCACCGATACGCCGAGGAGCACGAGGTCCAGGGCCGCGCCTTCGCCGCACTGGCCACCGAAGCCTAG
- a CDS encoding NAD(P)/FAD-dependent oxidoreductase produces MTLDRIVVVGASIAGVTAAASLRTAGWTGTLTLIGEESADPYSRVPLSKGVLAGTQTPESAILPSLPGDVDVRLGSRAVGLHTETREVLLADGATIRYDGLVVATGARARRLARPGQQGELVVRTLRDAAAIAERLPRAATAIVVGGSFLGMEVASTLIRHGLDVTVVDMAEPLRQVLGPWLAAHIGRVAEEAGIRVVVSEGGVALEGEPVSRVRLSDGRSLSADLVVSAVGDLPNTEWLHGSGVTVANGVVVDGRCRVAPGIVAAGDVVARQAAPGVFRRTPHWTNAVVQGRAAATTLLNPAAPAYVPDHYFWTEQFGLDIKIAGQPPLIGVPEIIDGDIDSGKVLLRWTENETTTAVVAINYRVPAARLKAMARTDR; encoded by the coding sequence GTGACACTCGATCGCATCGTCGTCGTCGGGGCCTCGATCGCGGGCGTGACCGCGGCCGCATCCCTCAGGACCGCCGGATGGACGGGAACGCTGACCCTCATCGGCGAGGAGAGCGCCGACCCCTACTCTCGTGTTCCGTTGTCGAAGGGCGTACTTGCGGGCACACAGACACCGGAGAGCGCCATCCTGCCCTCGTTGCCCGGCGATGTCGATGTCCGGCTCGGCAGTCGAGCCGTCGGTCTGCACACCGAGACGCGGGAGGTGCTGCTCGCCGACGGGGCCACGATCCGATACGACGGGCTGGTCGTCGCCACCGGCGCCCGAGCGCGGCGACTCGCACGCCCCGGGCAGCAAGGAGAACTGGTCGTTCGCACTCTCCGGGACGCGGCCGCCATCGCCGAGCGGCTGCCACGGGCCGCCACCGCGATCGTCGTCGGCGGCAGTTTTCTCGGGATGGAGGTGGCTTCCACGCTCATCCGTCACGGCCTGGACGTCACCGTCGTGGACATGGCCGAGCCCCTCCGGCAAGTGCTGGGCCCGTGGCTCGCCGCCCATATCGGCCGAGTCGCCGAGGAAGCGGGCATTCGCGTCGTTGTTTCCGAGGGCGGTGTCGCACTGGAGGGCGAACCTGTCTCCCGCGTGCGCCTGAGCGACGGACGGTCACTGTCGGCGGATCTCGTCGTATCCGCCGTAGGTGACCTCCCGAACACGGAATGGTTGCACGGATCCGGGGTGACGGTTGCCAACGGCGTCGTCGTCGACGGCCGATGCCGAGTCGCACCGGGCATCGTCGCCGCGGGCGACGTCGTCGCCCGACAGGCGGCTCCAGGAGTCTTCCGGCGAACCCCGCACTGGACCAATGCCGTAGTGCAGGGACGAGCGGCCGCGACGACCTTGCTGAACCCCGCCGCCCCGGCTTACGTTCCCGACCACTACTTCTGGACCGAGCAATTCGGTCTCGACATCAAGATCGCCGGACAGCCACCGCTGATCGGTGTGCCCGAGATCATCGACGGAGACATCGACAGCGGAAAGGTTCTGCTGCGCTGGACCGAGAACGAGACGACCACCGCCGTCGTCGCGATCAACTACCGCGTCCCGGCCGCCCGCCTGAAGGCCATGGCCCGGACCGACCGTTGA
- a CDS encoding cytochrome P450, giving the protein MRRDHGSLVPVELAPGVPATLVVDYHVALRILHDPVHFPADPSLWEAGVASECPILPMMRARPNAIRTTGEVHTRYRAAVSDALGRIDHYRLSVIVEDAAKAAIDTFRADVSCDVLSQFAFPVTLGTLNALLGCSPDISSRAAAGIAAVFDIDDGATEGNRVLEDALYDLVALKRSTPSDDVTSWLTQHPAALSDEEIMHQLVLLYAAGMSPPLNLIGNTLLLMLTDSRFGGGVLAGSLALRDALDEVLYDDPPLANYCLTYPPRPVFIEGVWLPENQPVMISMAGCNTDPLIRTADSGLPGNRAHLAFGAGPHACPARSIGYLIAQIAIDLLLDALPDMELAVAGSQLRWQPGPFHRALSALPVNLRGSGPNSTP; this is encoded by the coding sequence ATGCGTCGCGATCACGGCTCGCTGGTGCCCGTGGAGCTGGCGCCGGGTGTTCCGGCGACGCTGGTCGTCGACTACCACGTCGCCCTCCGCATCCTGCACGATCCGGTCCACTTCCCCGCCGATCCCAGCCTCTGGGAGGCAGGGGTCGCATCCGAGTGCCCGATCCTGCCCATGATGAGGGCGAGGCCCAATGCCATCCGGACCACCGGGGAAGTCCACACGCGATATCGGGCGGCGGTGTCGGATGCGCTCGGCCGCATCGATCACTACCGCCTGAGTGTGATCGTCGAAGACGCCGCGAAAGCCGCGATCGATACCTTCCGCGCCGACGTATCCTGTGATGTGTTGTCGCAGTTCGCCTTTCCGGTCACGTTGGGCACCCTCAACGCGCTGCTGGGGTGCTCGCCCGACATCAGCTCGCGCGCGGCGGCCGGAATAGCCGCGGTATTCGACATCGATGACGGCGCCACCGAGGGCAACCGGGTGCTCGAGGACGCCTTGTACGATCTCGTCGCGCTGAAGCGCTCGACCCCCTCCGACGATGTCACCAGCTGGCTCACCCAGCATCCGGCCGCGCTCAGCGACGAGGAAATCATGCACCAGTTGGTGCTTCTCTATGCCGCCGGAATGTCGCCGCCGCTCAACCTCATCGGCAACACGCTGTTGCTGATGCTGACCGATTCGCGATTCGGAGGCGGAGTGCTCGCGGGCAGTCTGGCGCTGCGAGACGCGCTCGACGAAGTGCTCTACGACGACCCGCCGCTGGCCAATTATTGCCTGACCTACCCGCCCCGGCCGGTGTTCATCGAAGGCGTCTGGCTGCCGGAGAACCAGCCGGTCATGATCAGCATGGCGGGCTGCAACACCGATCCACTGATCCGGACCGCCGACAGTGGATTGCCCGGCAACCGTGCTCACCTCGCGTTCGGCGCGGGCCCGCACGCTTGCCCCGCTCGGTCGATCGGCTACCTGATCGCCCAGATCGCCATAGATCTGCTGCTCGACGCGCTCCCGGATATGGAGCTGGCGGTCGCGGGCTCGCAGTTGCGCTGGCAGCCCGGCCCGTTTCATCGTGCGCTGTCCGCGCTGCCGGTCAACCTTCGGGGCAGCGGCCCGAACAGCACCCCGTAG
- a CDS encoding cytochrome P450, which translates to MPRSAARAETDIDLFAADFVADPFPALARLRARSAAVYSTKWDFYVLTRYEDVRAAAADWETFTSAEGVALTPEINYAIAGSILSVDPPDHTVLRSVLADQLAPRGLGKIRAQIADYASRIVAEHVARREFDAVVDISRVFPINVVGDLVGLPIEGREKLQPGADATFAGFGPFGDYLIAHMEQMAAYHEWLNTMGDRSKLEPGGWGEAIMDAVDAGKISQLAATRLINGYLTAGMDTTVNAISALLRLFAERPEIWSALKQDRKLAAPIFEEILRFHSPVVGFWRVAKHDATVGDVTIPQGSKVMLHWAAANHDPAKYPNPEVFRTDRNPLDHVAFGYGPHACAGQGLARMEAVTLLEALAEQIDTIELAGDPVPSMNPIVRGLESVPVRVTAA; encoded by the coding sequence ATGCCTAGATCCGCTGCGAGAGCCGAAACCGACATCGATCTCTTCGCCGCCGATTTCGTCGCCGACCCCTTCCCCGCCCTCGCCCGGCTACGTGCGCGGTCGGCGGCCGTGTACTCGACCAAATGGGATTTCTACGTGCTGACCCGCTACGAGGATGTGCGGGCGGCGGCAGCGGATTGGGAGACCTTCACCTCGGCCGAGGGTGTCGCCCTCACACCGGAGATCAACTACGCGATCGCGGGCTCGATCCTGTCCGTGGACCCGCCCGACCACACGGTCCTGCGCAGTGTGCTCGCGGACCAGCTCGCCCCGCGCGGGCTGGGCAAGATCCGGGCGCAGATCGCGGACTACGCGAGCAGGATCGTCGCCGAGCACGTCGCCCGGCGCGAATTCGATGCCGTCGTGGACATCTCCCGGGTCTTTCCGATCAATGTCGTCGGAGATCTGGTCGGATTACCGATCGAGGGCCGCGAGAAGCTCCAGCCCGGCGCCGACGCGACATTCGCCGGTTTCGGCCCCTTCGGCGACTATCTCATCGCGCATATGGAACAGATGGCCGCTTATCACGAATGGCTGAACACGATGGGCGATCGCTCGAAGCTCGAGCCGGGCGGCTGGGGCGAGGCCATCATGGACGCGGTCGATGCGGGCAAGATCTCCCAGCTGGCTGCCACCCGGCTGATCAACGGCTACCTCACCGCCGGTATGGACACGACCGTCAACGCCATCTCGGCATTGCTCCGGCTCTTCGCCGAACGCCCCGAGATCTGGTCCGCGCTCAAACAGGACAGGAAGCTCGCCGCGCCGATCTTCGAGGAGATCCTGCGATTCCATTCGCCCGTCGTGGGCTTCTGGCGCGTCGCCAAACACGATGCCACCGTCGGCGACGTCACGATCCCGCAGGGCTCGAAGGTCATGCTCCACTGGGCGGCGGCCAATCACGATCCGGCGAAGTACCCGAATCCCGAAGTGTTCCGGACCGATCGCAATCCGCTCGACCATGTCGCCTTCGGATACGGGCCGCACGCCTGCGCCGGGCAGGGCCTCGCCCGGATGGAAGCCGTGACCTTGCTCGAGGCTCTCGCCGAACAGATCGACACGATCGAACTCGCCGGTGATCCGGTGCCGAGCATGAACCCCATCGTCCGCGGGCTGGAGTCGGTTCCCGTCCGGGTGACCGCAGCCTGA